One genomic region from Hoeflea algicola encodes:
- a CDS encoding DeoR/GlpR family DNA-binding transcription regulator, with protein MYLAPRHAEIIDLAKVEGRVLVDDLATRFAVTPQTIRKDLNDLCERQLLTRIHGGAVIPSGTQNMEYEQRGKIAADEKQAIGAAAAALIPDHASLFINIGTTTEAVSQALLQHGRLMIITNNINVANRMRPFPQFEVVIAGGVVRASDGGIVGEAAVDFIRQFKVDFAVIGTSAIDHDGALLDYDFREVKVAQAIIANARQVILVADSTKFERTAPVRIGHLEQVDTFVTDFCPEDAVRDICREFDVELIETANLSASGN; from the coding sequence ATGTATCTTGCCCCACGCCATGCCGAAATCATTGATCTCGCGAAAGTGGAGGGCAGGGTTTTGGTTGACGATCTGGCCACCCGGTTTGCCGTCACGCCGCAGACGATCCGAAAAGATCTCAATGATTTGTGCGAGCGGCAATTGCTGACCCGGATCCATGGCGGGGCGGTGATCCCGTCGGGCACGCAAAACATGGAATACGAGCAGCGCGGCAAGATTGCCGCCGACGAAAAACAGGCGATCGGGGCCGCGGCGGCGGCGCTGATTCCCGATCATGCTTCGTTGTTCATCAATATCGGTACCACCACCGAAGCCGTCAGCCAGGCATTGCTGCAACACGGCCGGCTGATGATCATCACCAATAACATCAATGTTGCCAACCGGATGCGGCCGTTTCCGCAGTTCGAAGTGGTGATCGCCGGTGGCGTGGTGCGGGCCTCCGATGGTGGTATTGTCGGGGAGGCGGCAGTCGATTTCATTCGCCAGTTCAAGGTCGATTTCGCGGTCATCGGCACCTCGGCGATCGATCATGACGGCGCGCTGCTCGATTATGATTTTCGGGAGGTCAAGGTTGCCCAGGCCATTATCGCCAATGCGAGACAGGTGATCCTGGTGGCGGATTCGACCAAGTTCGAGCGCACTGCACCGGTGCGGATTGGCCATCTCGAGCAGGTCGACACCTTTGTCACCGACTTTTGCCCGGAAGACGCGGTTCGCGATATCTGCCGAGAATTTGATGTTGAACTGATCGAAACCGCAAATTTGTCCGCGAGCGGAAACTGA
- the pcaQ gene encoding pca operon transcription factor PcaQ, with the protein MKISRRIKIRHLEAFVEVARQKSVGRAAITLSLTQPAVSRTIRELEEIVGATLIEREGRGIRLSHQGEVFLSHAGAGLAAVRGGIAALANVATSSGPPVRIGALPTVSATVMPGAVVEFLASGLKSPLRVITGENRVLLDHLRKGDLDLVMGRMPAPELMTALSFEPLYRDRVAFIVSKHHPLAGQRQVAADILAHHPVLVPQPGSIIHPFVERVMVEQGMARPMQPIETVSDSFGRAFLRTCDAIWIISRGVVAAEIASGEFLELPIDTGSTLGAVGLITREADRPHDAAVFFADILRRRTLQT; encoded by the coding sequence ATGAAAATATCGCGACGTATCAAGATCCGACATCTGGAAGCCTTTGTCGAAGTGGCAAGGCAAAAAAGTGTCGGGCGCGCGGCCATCACCTTGTCGCTGACCCAGCCCGCGGTCTCGCGGACCATCCGTGAACTTGAGGAAATTGTCGGGGCGACGCTGATCGAACGTGAGGGCCGCGGCATCCGGCTGTCACACCAGGGCGAGGTGTTCCTGTCGCATGCGGGTGCCGGGCTGGCCGCGGTGCGTGGCGGAATTGCGGCGCTCGCCAATGTCGCCACCAGTTCAGGCCCGCCAGTGCGGATCGGCGCGTTACCAACGGTGTCGGCCACGGTGATGCCCGGCGCGGTGGTGGAATTCCTGGCTTCGGGTCTTAAAAGCCCGCTGCGGGTGATCACCGGCGAGAACCGGGTGTTGCTCGATCATCTGCGCAAGGGCGACCTCGATCTGGTGATGGGGCGAATGCCGGCGCCCGAACTGATGACGGCCTTGAGTTTCGAACCACTGTACCGCGACCGGGTGGCATTCATCGTCTCGAAGCACCACCCGCTGGCCGGTCAAAGGCAGGTGGCTGCCGACATTCTGGCGCATCATCCGGTATTGGTCCCGCAACCGGGCTCGATCATCCATCCATTTGTCGAGCGGGTGATGGTCGAACAGGGCATGGCCCGGCCGATGCAGCCGATCGAGACCGTGTCGGACAGTTTCGGCAGGGCATTTCTCCGCACCTGCGATGCGATCTGGATCATCTCGCGCGGGGTGGTGGCGGCGGAAATCGCGTCGGGAGAATTCCTCGAACTGCCGATTGATACCGGTTCGACGCTGGGCGCCGTCGGGTTGATCACCCGGGAGGCCGACCGCCCCCATGATGCGGCGGTGTTTTTTGCCGACATTTTGCGGCGGCGTACCCTGCAGACCTGA
- the pcaG gene encoding protocatechuate 3,4-dioxygenase subunit alpha, translated as MPIPNDFPLHPFKESPSQTAGPYVHIGLTPNFCGITGVYDADLGIGMVNDQTKGERITLEICVIDGGGTPLRDALVEVWQADAEGLYNARNEPRGEADPNFTGWGRVAADGETGIVRFETIKPGPVPFADGRLQAPHINVWIVARGINLGLSTRIYFEDAADDPVLSRMDIQDRKATLIARGGDGKYRHDIHLQGPQETVFFDL; from the coding sequence ATGCCGATCCCAAATGATTTTCCGCTGCATCCTTTCAAGGAATCGCCGTCGCAAACCGCGGGGCCCTATGTCCATATCGGCCTGACGCCGAATTTTTGCGGCATTACCGGCGTTTATGACGCAGACCTCGGCATCGGCATGGTCAATGACCAGACCAAAGGCGAGCGAATCACGCTCGAGATCTGTGTCATCGATGGGGGCGGCACACCGCTCAGGGACGCGCTGGTGGAAGTCTGGCAGGCCGATGCCGAAGGCCTTTACAACGCCCGCAACGAACCGCGTGGCGAGGCCGACCCGAATTTCACCGGCTGGGGTCGCGTCGCCGCCGATGGGGAAACCGGCATTGTCCGGTTTGAGACCATCAAGCCAGGCCCGGTCCCCTTTGCCGATGGCCGCCTGCAGGCCCCGCACATCAATGTCTGGATTGTTGCCCGCGGCATCAATCTCGGGCTCAGCACCCGGATCTATTTCGAAGACGCCGCTGACGACCCGGTGCTGTCACGCATGGATATTCAGGACCGCAAGGCAACTTTGATTGCCCGCGGCGGCGACGGCAAATACCGCCATGACATCCATCTGCAAGGGCCGCAGGAAACCGTGTTTTTCGATTTATGA
- the pcaH gene encoding protocatechuate 3,4-dioxygenase subunit beta has protein sequence MSSNRAPIASFFPRDRQWHPKPLDPGYKSSVLRAPSRPLVAVANSLSETTGPAFGHDIIGALDNDLILNFAKPGMSAVGERIIVEGRVLDERGLPVPNVLLEFWQANAGGRYRHKKDGYLAALDPNFGGCGRTISDDDGTYAFRTIRPGPYPWPNGPNDWRPAHIHFSVFGQGFAQRLITQMYFEGDPLIPRCPIVRTINDPRAIDQLTARLDMNASVPMDALTYRFDIILRGSRSTLFENRMEGN, from the coding sequence ATGAGTTCCAACCGGGCCCCGATCGCGAGCTTTTTTCCAAGAGACCGGCAATGGCACCCCAAGCCTCTCGATCCGGGCTACAAATCCTCGGTGTTACGGGCGCCGTCGCGACCGCTTGTGGCCGTCGCCAACAGCCTGTCGGAAACCACCGGCCCGGCCTTTGGCCACGACATCATCGGCGCGCTCGATAATGATCTCATCCTGAACTTCGCCAAGCCCGGCATGAGTGCGGTCGGCGAACGCATCATCGTCGAGGGTCGGGTGCTTGATGAACGCGGACTACCGGTGCCAAACGTTCTGCTCGAATTCTGGCAGGCCAACGCCGGTGGCCGTTACCGCCACAAGAAGGACGGCTATCTCGCTGCCCTTGACCCCAATTTCGGCGGTTGCGGTCGCACCATTTCAGATGACGATGGGACCTATGCCTTCCGCACCATCCGTCCCGGCCCCTATCCATGGCCCAATGGTCCCAACGACTGGCGTCCGGCCCATATCCATTTCTCGGTATTCGGCCAGGGCTTTGCCCAGCGACTGATCACCCAGATGTATTTCGAAGGCGACCCGCTAATTCCACGCTGTCCGATTGTCCGCACCATCAACGATCCCCGCGCCATCGACCAGCTCACCGCCCGGCTCGACATGAATGCATCGGTGCCGATGGATGCGCTCACCTACCGCTTCGATATCATCCTGCGCGGCAGTCGCTCGACGCTGTTCGAAAACCGCATGGAGGGCAACTGA
- the pcaC gene encoding 4-carboxymuconolactone decarboxylase, with the protein MADSENMMSPGERTRRGVLGDAHVDKAQAATTEFDAPFQDLISTSAWEKVWSRPQWNRRERSMVTIALLAALGHEEELAMHIRATANTGASESDIREALLHVAIYAGVPAANTAIRIAKHTLSEMNAAKAGDQP; encoded by the coding sequence ATGGCCGATAGCGAAAACATGATGTCGCCGGGCGAGCGGACACGCCGCGGCGTTCTCGGCGATGCCCATGTCGATAAAGCCCAGGCAGCAACCACCGAATTTGACGCGCCCTTTCAGGACCTGATCAGCACCAGCGCCTGGGAAAAGGTCTGGTCGCGCCCCCAATGGAACCGGCGCGAACGCTCGATGGTCACCATCGCGTTGCTCGCAGCTCTTGGCCACGAGGAAGAACTGGCGATGCACATCCGCGCCACCGCCAACACCGGCGCCAGCGAAAGCGATATCCGTGAAGCTCTGCTACATGTGGCAATCTATGCAGGCGTGCCAGCCGCCAACACCGCGATCCGCATCGCCAAACACACCCTGAGCGAGATGAATGCTGCCAAGGCAGGAGACCAGCCATGA